Proteins co-encoded in one Microbacterium hydrocarbonoxydans genomic window:
- a CDS encoding ABC transporter permease, protein MSGTTPGADDVTKGLPPEQLPRATGPLMADVPPAPRGNTILKEMLRGSAVTTILAIFLALVVGGILIAFTNEDVLEASGYFFQRPSDTFAAIWNAVYNGYEALFRGAIFNARGADFAAQIRPLTNTLGFAAPLIAAGLGVALAFRVGLFNIGARGQMLIGVGVAGLLTFGLDLPIWLHIPVTLIAGIAGGALWGAIAGLLKARTGAHEVILTIMLNYVAYYLLLWMIRTPGLLQKEGTNQALGSATPESAQFPELFGPKFPLLDLGFVIVILATLFVWWLIERSSLGLRMRAVGENPHAARAAGISVQRVYVYAMLFAGGLAGLAGMNQVQGAVTTGITETIDAGIGFDAITVALLGRSRAWGTFAAGILFGALKAGSFSMQAQDIPVDIVLVVQSLVVLFIAAPPLLRAVFFLPKSDAEKAAKARAKAAKKAVTA, encoded by the coding sequence ATGAGCGGGACGACGCCGGGAGCGGACGACGTGACCAAGGGACTTCCGCCCGAGCAGCTGCCACGGGCAACGGGCCCCCTCATGGCCGACGTGCCGCCGGCCCCGCGCGGCAACACGATCCTCAAGGAGATGCTGCGCGGCAGCGCCGTCACCACGATCCTCGCGATCTTCCTCGCGCTGGTCGTCGGCGGCATCCTCATCGCCTTCACCAACGAAGACGTGCTCGAGGCATCCGGATACTTCTTCCAGCGGCCGAGCGACACGTTCGCCGCGATCTGGAACGCGGTCTACAACGGCTACGAGGCGTTGTTCCGCGGAGCGATCTTCAACGCTCGCGGGGCCGACTTCGCGGCGCAGATCCGGCCGCTGACGAACACGCTCGGCTTCGCCGCTCCGCTGATCGCAGCGGGCCTGGGCGTCGCGCTGGCGTTCCGCGTGGGCCTCTTCAACATCGGCGCGCGCGGCCAGATGCTCATCGGGGTCGGAGTGGCGGGGCTGCTCACGTTCGGCCTCGATCTGCCGATCTGGCTGCACATTCCCGTCACGCTGATCGCGGGCATAGCGGGAGGCGCGCTCTGGGGTGCGATCGCTGGCCTGCTCAAGGCGCGCACGGGTGCGCACGAGGTCATCCTCACGATCATGCTGAACTACGTCGCCTACTACCTGCTGCTGTGGATGATCCGCACCCCCGGCCTGCTGCAGAAGGAGGGCACGAACCAGGCGCTGGGCTCGGCCACACCGGAGAGCGCGCAGTTCCCCGAGCTGTTCGGACCGAAGTTCCCGCTGCTGGACCTCGGCTTCGTGATCGTGATCCTCGCGACGCTCTTCGTCTGGTGGCTGATCGAGCGGTCCTCGCTCGGACTCCGCATGCGCGCCGTCGGTGAGAACCCGCACGCCGCTCGCGCTGCGGGCATCAGTGTGCAGCGCGTCTACGTGTACGCGATGCTCTTCGCCGGAGGCCTCGCGGGTCTCGCCGGCATGAACCAGGTGCAGGGCGCGGTCACGACCGGCATCACCGAGACGATCGACGCGGGCATCGGCTTCGACGCGATCACGGTCGCGCTGCTCGGGCGCAGCCGTGCGTGGGGCACCTTCGCCGCCGGCATCCTGTTCGGCGCGCTGAAGGCCGGCTCGTTCTCGATGCAGGCGCAGGACATCCCCGTCGACATCGTGCTCGTGGTGCAGTCGCTGGTCGTGCTGTTCATCGCCGCGCCGCCTCTGCTGCGCGCGGTGTTCTTCCTGCCCAAGTCCGATGCGGAGAAGGCTGCCAAGGCGAGAGCCAAGGCCGCGAAGAAGGCGGTGACCGCATGA
- a CDS encoding ABC transporter ATP-binding protein: MKLELRGITKRFGSLVANDHIDLVVEPGQIHALLGENGAGKSTLMNVLYGLYQADEGEILLDDVVQRFRGPGDAMTAGIGMVHQHFMLVPVFTVAENVMLGHEQTKGLGTLDISKAREHVRAVAARFGFDIDPDAVVGDLPVGVQQRVEIIKALSRDAKVLVFDEPTAVLTPQETDELMGIMRQLRDEGTAIVFITHKLREVREVADTITIVRLGKIVGEASPTASNAELASLMVGRAVELTVHKEPPRLGEGGLQVEGLRVLTATGAIVVDGVDFVVRPGEVLAIAGVQGNGQTELVEAIVGLAARVEGSIVLDGTDLVGKSVRTILDAGVGFVPEDRNEDGLVGAFSVAENLILDRSADPAFSRVGTIRRSELEDFAAARIAEYDIRTQGAHTPAGTLSGGNQQKVVIAREMSRELRLLVAAQPTRGVDVGSIEFIHKRIIETRDAGIPVIVVSTELDEVAALADRIAVMYRGTIVGVVPGDTARETLGLMMAGAAEGEVAA, from the coding sequence ATGAAGCTCGAACTCCGCGGCATCACCAAGCGCTTCGGCAGCCTCGTGGCCAACGATCACATCGACCTCGTCGTCGAACCGGGACAGATCCACGCGCTGCTCGGCGAGAACGGCGCAGGCAAGTCCACCCTCATGAACGTGCTCTACGGCCTCTATCAGGCCGATGAGGGCGAAATCCTGCTCGACGACGTCGTCCAGCGGTTCCGCGGCCCCGGTGATGCGATGACCGCGGGCATCGGCATGGTGCACCAGCACTTCATGCTCGTGCCGGTCTTCACGGTCGCCGAGAACGTCATGCTCGGACACGAGCAGACCAAGGGCCTCGGCACGCTCGACATCTCGAAGGCGCGTGAGCACGTGCGCGCGGTAGCCGCCCGCTTCGGCTTCGACATCGATCCGGACGCGGTCGTCGGAGACCTGCCCGTCGGCGTGCAGCAGCGCGTCGAGATCATCAAGGCGCTCTCGCGCGATGCGAAGGTGCTCGTCTTCGACGAGCCCACCGCCGTGCTCACGCCGCAGGAGACCGATGAGCTCATGGGCATCATGCGTCAGCTGCGCGACGAGGGCACCGCCATCGTCTTCATCACCCACAAGCTCCGCGAGGTCCGCGAGGTGGCGGACACGATCACGATCGTCCGGCTCGGCAAGATCGTCGGCGAGGCGTCGCCCACCGCGAGCAATGCAGAACTCGCCTCGCTCATGGTCGGGCGCGCGGTCGAACTGACCGTGCACAAGGAGCCTCCTCGCCTCGGCGAGGGCGGACTCCAGGTCGAGGGGCTGCGGGTGCTCACCGCGACCGGCGCGATCGTCGTCGACGGCGTCGACTTCGTGGTGCGCCCCGGCGAGGTCCTGGCGATCGCGGGAGTGCAGGGGAACGGTCAGACGGAACTCGTCGAGGCGATCGTCGGACTCGCGGCCCGTGTCGAGGGCTCCATCGTCCTGGACGGCACCGATCTGGTCGGCAAGAGCGTGCGTACGATCCTCGATGCCGGGGTCGGCTTCGTCCCCGAGGACCGCAACGAAGACGGCCTCGTCGGAGCGTTCTCCGTGGCCGAGAATCTCATCCTCGATCGATCGGCCGACCCGGCGTTCAGCCGCGTCGGGACGATCCGTCGATCCGAGCTCGAGGATTTCGCCGCAGCGCGCATCGCCGAGTACGACATCCGCACCCAGGGTGCGCACACCCCCGCGGGCACGCTCTCGGGCGGGAACCAGCAGAAGGTCGTGATCGCCCGCGAGATGAGCCGTGAGCTGCGACTGCTGGTGGCGGCACAGCCCACACGCGGCGTCGACGTCGGCTCGATCGAGTTCATCCACAAGCGGATCATCGAGACGCGCGACGCGGGCATCCCCGTCATCGTCGTCTCCACCGAGCTCGACGAGGTCGCAGCTCTCGCCGACCGCATCGCGGTCATGTACCGAGGAACCATCGTCGGGGTCGTTCCCGGCGACACCGCGCGCGAGACGCTGGGACTCATGATGGCGGGCGCCGCCGAGGGAGAGGTGGCCGCATGA